From the genome of Candidatus Promineifilum breve, one region includes:
- a CDS encoding MFS transporter, with protein MSSPTPTLTARAQRGAAAYLANVRLFSRNVWLVLLFGMGSGLTFGVFLFTFNFYVLSLGPRYDEAFLGTLQSAASFATIALALPAAWVAQRYPPKWVMIAGGLIGAVAYLGIVLFPAAGPLVAFRMLAGASMSLGGVAAAPFLMANSGERERQWVFSFQAGLSTVASFFGNLMAGFLPGRLGALFGAGPTDTLSYQLALGSMVALSALAIIPLFFIRRTAAPTGPPPELPWVQLRHDWRLFAIILLPSLIIGLGAGLMQPFMNVYFRNVYQKPDAAIGVVFALGGLAMAVAFFLGPPLADRLGKIQTVMLTQALSIPFLIILGLGAWLVPAGLVRPELFFYLAGLAYIFRLALMNLSNPIYQTFILERVPEQAQALAISLTNLVFQVGWFIMPQVSGRLQVTHGPAGFAYVFAGVTALYATAIVVEKAFFGNRD; from the coding sequence ATGTCTTCACCCACGCCCACATTGACCGCCCGCGCCCAGCGCGGCGCGGCGGCCTATCTCGCCAACGTCCGGCTGTTCTCGCGCAACGTCTGGCTGGTGTTGCTGTTCGGCATGGGCAGCGGCCTGACGTTCGGCGTCTTCCTGTTCACCTTCAACTTCTACGTTCTCAGCCTGGGGCCGCGCTACGACGAGGCTTTTCTGGGCACGCTGCAATCGGCGGCCTCATTCGCCACCATCGCCCTGGCCCTGCCCGCGGCCTGGGTCGCCCAGCGCTACCCGCCCAAGTGGGTGATGATCGCGGGCGGCCTCATCGGCGCGGTGGCCTATCTGGGCATCGTGCTCTTCCCGGCGGCCGGACCGCTGGTGGCCTTTCGCATGTTGGCCGGGGCGTCGATGAGCCTGGGCGGGGTGGCCGCGGCCCCCTTCCTGATGGCCAACAGCGGCGAGCGCGAGCGGCAATGGGTGTTCAGCTTTCAGGCCGGCCTATCGACCGTCGCCAGCTTCTTCGGCAATCTGATGGCCGGCTTCCTGCCCGGCCGGTTGGGGGCGCTGTTCGGCGCGGGGCCGACCGACACGCTGAGCTACCAGTTGGCGCTGGGGTCGATGGTCGCCCTCAGCGCCCTGGCCATCATCCCCCTCTTTTTCATCCGCCGCACGGCCGCGCCCACCGGGCCGCCGCCGGAGCTGCCCTGGGTGCAACTGCGGCACGACTGGCGCTTGTTCGCCATCATCTTGCTGCCGTCGCTCATCATCGGCCTGGGCGCGGGCCTCATGCAGCCGTTTATGAACGTCTACTTCCGCAACGTCTACCAGAAGCCCGACGCGGCCATTGGCGTCGTCTTCGCGCTGGGCGGGCTGGCCATGGCGGTGGCCTTCTTCCTCGGCCCGCCGCTGGCCGACCGGCTGGGCAAGATTCAGACGGTGATGCTGACCCAGGCGCTATCGATCCCGTTTCTGATCATCCTGGGGCTGGGGGCGTGGCTGGTTCCGGCGGGGCTGGTTCGGCCGGAACTGTTCTTCTACCTGGCCGGGCTGGCCTACATCTTCCGGCTGGCGCTGATGAACCTCAGCAACCCCATCTACCAAACCTTCATCCTGGAGCGCGTGCCGGAGCAGGCCCAGGCCCTGGCGATCAGTCTGACCAATCTGGTGTTCCAGGTCGGCTGGTTCATCATGCCCCAGGTCAGCGGCCGTCTCCAGGTGACCCACGGCCCGGCCGGTTTCGCCTACGTCTTCGCCGGCGTCACGGCCCTCTATGCCACGGCGATCGTCGTCGAAAAGGCGTTCTTTGGGAATAGGGACTAG
- a CDS encoding rhodanese-like domain-containing protein gives MKVLAIAILILAALLAACGGGANETAAPVVEEIDLSSLAPAVDVDTVRAVQDNPNVFLLDVREPDEYASGHIAGITLIPMGEVAARLSELPKDKEIIVTCRTGNRSGQVADFLREQGFTNVHNMEGGIVAWEEAGYPVE, from the coding sequence ATGAAAGTCCTAGCAATTGCCATCCTGATTCTAGCCGCGCTGTTGGCGGCGTGCGGCGGCGGCGCGAACGAAACGGCCGCGCCCGTCGTCGAGGAGATCGATTTGAGCAGCCTGGCCCCCGCCGTCGACGTGGACACCGTCCGCGCCGTGCAGGACAACCCCAACGTCTTCCTGCTCGACGTGCGCGAGCCGGACGAATACGCCTCCGGCCACATCGCCGGCATCACCCTCATCCCCATGGGCGAAGTGGCCGCGCGGCTGAGCGAGCTACCCAAGGACAAGGAGATCATCGTCACCTGCCGCACCGGCAACCGCAGCGGCCAGGTGGCCGATTTCCTGCGCGAGCAGGGCTTCACCAACGTCCATAATATGGAAGGGGGAATTGTGGCCTGGGAAGAGGCGGGCTATCCTGTCGAATGA
- a CDS encoding aspartate:alanine exchanger family transporter, with amino-acid sequence MQSVVALFVEEPLLLLFIVAGLGYLLGHVQVKGISLGVAAVLFVGLAFGALSPEMALPPVVVDLGLIIFVYTIGLSSGPGFFASFKRKGLRDNLFVLLILLLAAAMTAGLAALLGLRATVAAGMYAGSLTNTPALAGILETIGRSAPADQLAVLSAEPVIGYSVAYPMGVIAMLLAVYVMQRVFGIDYRAEAKTLRHYNVIEQELYTRTVVVTNPAAAGLPVSELFRRNQWDVVLSRIKRGGDIALAAGETTFDLGDRVVLVGAPEEVDKAVAGLGEPAAEQLELDRSDYDFRRVFVSNPAIAGRSLSELDLPHAYGAIVSRVRRGDIDLLAHGDTVLELGDRVRVVARRADMAGLTALFGDSYKALSEVNLLSLSIGLALGVIIGVIPIPLPGGVRITLGLAGGPLLVGLLLGARRRTGGVVWTIPYSANLTLRQVGLTLLLAGIGVRSGYTFFTSFAASGGPQVFFGGMLITFSVAFLTLILGYKVLKVPFGLLTGMLAGLGTQPATLGFALQQADNELPNLGYALAFPVATITKVVVAQLLLIMLSG; translated from the coding sequence ATGCAGTCTGTCGTCGCATTATTCGTGGAGGAGCCGCTGCTGCTGCTCTTCATCGTCGCCGGGTTGGGCTATTTGCTGGGCCACGTGCAGGTCAAGGGCATCAGCCTGGGGGTGGCGGCCGTGTTGTTCGTGGGGCTGGCCTTCGGCGCGCTCAGCCCGGAGATGGCCCTGCCGCCGGTGGTGGTCGATCTGGGGCTGATCATCTTCGTCTACACCATCGGTCTGAGCAGCGGGCCGGGCTTTTTCGCCTCGTTCAAGCGCAAGGGGCTGCGCGATAATCTGTTCGTGCTGCTCATCCTGCTGCTGGCCGCCGCCATGACGGCCGGGCTGGCCGCGCTGCTGGGGCTGCGGGCCACGGTCGCCGCCGGGATGTATGCCGGCAGCCTGACCAACACGCCCGCCCTGGCCGGTATCCTGGAGACCATCGGCCGCAGCGCCCCGGCCGACCAGTTGGCCGTGCTCAGCGCCGAGCCGGTCATCGGCTACTCGGTGGCCTACCCGATGGGCGTCATCGCCATGCTGCTGGCCGTCTACGTCATGCAGCGCGTCTTCGGCATCGATTACCGGGCCGAGGCCAAGACGCTGCGCCACTATAACGTCATCGAGCAGGAACTCTACACGCGCACCGTAGTGGTCACCAATCCCGCCGCCGCCGGGCTGCCGGTCAGCGAGCTGTTCCGCCGCAATCAGTGGGACGTCGTCCTGTCGCGCATCAAGCGCGGCGGCGACATCGCCCTGGCCGCGGGCGAGACGACCTTCGACCTGGGCGACCGGGTGGTGCTGGTGGGCGCGCCGGAAGAGGTGGACAAGGCCGTGGCCGGGCTGGGCGAGCCGGCGGCCGAACAACTGGAACTGGATCGCAGCGACTACGATTTCCGGCGCGTCTTCGTCTCCAACCCGGCCATCGCCGGGCGCAGTCTGAGCGAGCTGGACCTGCCCCACGCCTATGGGGCCATCGTCTCCCGCGTGCGGCGGGGCGACATCGACCTGCTGGCCCACGGTGACACGGTGCTGGAGCTGGGCGACCGGGTGCGCGTGGTGGCCCGGCGCGCCGACATGGCCGGCCTGACGGCGCTGTTCGGCGACTCCTACAAGGCGCTGAGCGAGGTCAATCTGCTGTCGCTGAGCATCGGCCTGGCCCTGGGGGTCATCATTGGCGTCATCCCCATTCCGCTGCCGGGCGGGGTGCGCATCACGTTGGGGCTGGCCGGCGGGCCGTTGCTGGTGGGGCTGCTGCTGGGGGCGCGCCGCCGCACGGGGGGCGTCGTCTGGACGATCCCCTATAGCGCCAACCTGACCCTGCGGCAGGTCGGGCTGACGCTGTTGCTGGCGGGCATCGGCGTGCGCTCCGGCTATACCTTTTTCACCAGCTTCGCCGCCAGCGGCGGGCCGCAAGTGTTCTTCGGCGGCATGTTGATCACCTTCAGCGTGGCCTTTCTGACGCTCATCCTGGGCTACAAGGTGCTAAAAGTGCCCTTCGGCCTGCTGACGGGGATGCTGGCCGGGCTGGGCACGCAGCCGGCCACGCTGGGCTTCGCGCTGCAACAGGCCGACAACGAACTGCCCAACCTGGGCTACGCGCTGGCCTTCCCCGTGGCGACGATCACCAAGGTCGTGGTGGCGCAGTTGTTGTTGATTATGTTGTCGGGGTAG
- a CDS encoding helix-turn-helix domain-containing protein, which translates to MKPRQVTLSAAQVAELQAVRDHAPVPYLRERAAAILKVVEGRSVRQVALHGLYRRRGERTVAAWLNRYLAEGVAGLEIRPGRGRKPAFSPSDGDGGRRGRRPSAAPVAPPVRD; encoded by the coding sequence ATGAAACCGCGTCAGGTGACATTGTCGGCGGCGCAGGTGGCGGAGTTGCAGGCCGTACGAGACCATGCCCCTGTGCCGTACTTGCGAGAACGAGCGGCGGCGATCCTGAAGGTGGTCGAAGGACGGTCGGTCAGACAAGTGGCGCTGCATGGGCTGTACCGGCGGCGAGGGGAACGGACGGTGGCGGCGTGGCTCAACCGCTACCTGGCCGAGGGCGTGGCCGGGCTGGAGATTCGTCCAGGGCGGGGGCGCAAGCCGGCTTTTTCCCCCTCTGACGGCGACGGAGGCCGGCGAGGCCGTCGCCCATCTGCTGCACCAGTCGCCCCGCCAGTACGGGATTGA
- a CDS encoding IS630 family transposase, giving the protein MTATEAGEAVAHLLHQSPRQYGIDVTRWRLADVGQVLSWLTRRSLPGIYKVLKRLGFSRKQAQAFIRSPDTAYALKWRAILAAYQDAVEHPEQAVLLFGDELTYWRRPAVRAVHQRRGQKQRRVVNRPGANTQTRIVAVVNACTGQVTYRQRSRVGRFELVAFYEQLRQDYPAVPRLYLVLDNWPTHKHPLVLEAAQHHALRLLFLPTYASWLNPIEKLWRWLRQDVLHCHPFADDLDHLRQAVTRWLDRFRSGSRHLLFFIGLLSRDDLNQYGD; this is encoded by the coding sequence CTGACGGCGACGGAGGCCGGCGAGGCCGTCGCCCATCTGCTGCACCAGTCGCCCCGCCAGTACGGGATTGACGTCACCCGCTGGCGACTGGCCGACGTGGGTCAGGTGCTGAGTTGGTTGACCAGGCGCAGCCTGCCCGGCATCTACAAGGTGCTCAAACGGCTGGGGTTCAGTCGCAAGCAGGCGCAAGCCTTCATCCGCAGCCCAGACACCGCTTATGCGCTCAAATGGCGGGCTATCCTGGCCGCTTATCAGGACGCTGTTGAGCACCCGGAGCAGGCGGTCTTGTTGTTCGGGGATGAACTGACCTACTGGCGTCGTCCAGCGGTACGGGCCGTGCACCAACGGCGCGGACAGAAGCAGCGTCGCGTGGTTAACCGGCCAGGGGCTAACACCCAGACTCGCATCGTCGCCGTCGTCAACGCCTGTACCGGCCAGGTCACCTATCGTCAGCGGAGTCGCGTCGGGCGCTTCGAGTTGGTCGCCTTCTATGAACAGCTGCGTCAGGATTATCCCGCCGTTCCCCGGCTGTACCTCGTCCTGGATAACTGGCCCACGCACAAGCATCCGCTCGTCTTGGAAGCGGCTCAGCACCACGCCCTGCGTTTGCTCTTCCTGCCGACCTATGCTTCCTGGCTCAATCCCATCGAGAAGCTCTGGCGCTGGTTGCGGCAGGATGTGCTCCATTGCCATCCCTTCGCCGACGACCTCGACCACCTCCGCCAGGCGGTCACCCGTTGGCTCGACCGCTTCCGTTCCGGCTCGCGCCACTTGCTGTTCTTCATCGGCCTGCTCTCGCGCGACGACCTAAACCAATATGGAGATTAA
- a CDS encoding IS630 family transposase produces MTATEAGEAVAHLLHQSPRQYGIDVTRWRLADVGQVLSWLTRRSLPGIYKVLKRLGFSRKQAQAFIRSPDTAYALKWRAILAAYQDAVEHPEQAVLLFGDELTYWRRPAVRAVHQRRGQKQRRVVNRPGANTQTRIVAVVNACTGQVTYRQRSRVGRFELVAFYEQLRQDYPAVPRLYLVLDNWPTHKHPLVLEAAQHHALRLLFLPTYASWLNPIEKLWRWLRQDVLHCHPFADDLDHLRQAVTRWLDRFRSGSRHLLFFIGLLSRVELNQYGD; encoded by the coding sequence CTGACGGCGACGGAGGCCGGCGAGGCCGTCGCCCATCTGCTGCACCAGTCGCCCCGCCAGTACGGGATTGACGTCACCCGCTGGCGACTGGCCGACGTGGGTCAGGTGCTGAGTTGGTTGACCAGGCGCAGCCTGCCCGGCATCTACAAGGTGCTCAAACGGCTGGGGTTCAGTCGCAAGCAGGCGCAAGCCTTCATCCGCAGCCCAGACACCGCTTATGCGCTCAAATGGCGGGCTATCCTGGCCGCTTATCAGGACGCTGTTGAGCACCCGGAGCAGGCGGTCTTGTTGTTCGGGGATGAACTGACCTACTGGCGTCGTCCAGCGGTACGGGCCGTGCACCAACGGCGCGGACAGAAGCAGCGTCGCGTGGTTAACCGGCCAGGGGCTAACACCCAGACTCGCATCGTCGCCGTCGTCAACGCCTGTACCGGCCAGGTCACCTATCGTCAGCGGAGTCGCGTCGGGCGCTTCGAGTTGGTCGCCTTCTATGAACAGCTGCGTCAGGATTATCCCGCCGTTCCCCGGCTGTACCTCGTCCTGGATAACTGGCCCACGCACAAGCATCCGCTCGTCTTGGAAGCGGCTCAGCACCACGCCCTGCGTTTGCTCTTCCTGCCGACCTATGCTTCCTGGCTCAATCCCATCGAGAAGCTCTGGCGCTGGTTGCGGCAGGATGTGCTCCATTGCCATCCCTTCGCCGACGACCTCGACCACCTCCGCCAGGCGGTCACCCGTTGGCTCGACCGCTTCCGTTCCGGCTCGCGCCACTTGCTGTTCTTCATCGGCCTGCTCTCGCGCGTTGAACTAAACCAATATGGAGATTAA
- a CDS encoding helix-turn-helix domain-containing protein, which translates to MKPRQVTLSAAQVAELQAVRDHAPVPYLRERAAAILKVVEGRSVRQVALHGLYRRRGERTVAAWLNRYLAEGVAGLEIRPGRGRKPAFSPSDGDGGRRGRRPSAAPVAPPVRD; encoded by the coding sequence ATGAAACCGCGTCAGGTGACATTGTCGGCGGCGCAGGTGGCGGAATTGCAGGCCGTACGAGACCATGCCCCTGTGCCGTACTTGCGAGAACGAGCGGCGGCGATCCTGAAGGTGGTCGAAGGACGGTCGGTCAGGCAAGTGGCGCTGCATGGGCTGTACCGGCGGCGAGGGGAACGGACGGTGGCGGCGTGGCTCAACCGCTACCTGGCCGAGGGCGTGGCCGGGCTGGAGATTCGTCCAGGGCGGGGGCGCAAGCCGGCTTTTTCCCCCTCTGACGGCGACGGAGGCCGGCGAGGCCGTCGCCCATCTGCTGCACCAGTCGCCCCGCCAGTACGGGATTGA
- a CDS encoding DUF4037 domain-containing protein produces MPDPILPPETKAFITRLTALYAEQPQVVAVALGGSAAGGVADASSDIDLEIYTSGDLPLSARQAIVDRAGGARRGDIGHVYWGGGDEWIDAATGSHVDAATFDAGWMAGQLRRVLVDHAPSLGYTTAFWHTIRNARPLHDPTGWFAALQAEAAQPYPEALRRAIIAHNRPVLRGLISSYRAQIGKAAARGDVVSLNHRLAALLASYFDILFAANRLPHPGEKRLLALAVALCPSLPEAMAADVGDALVAAGAAPDELAAVVDRLLDRLEEWLGEQGF; encoded by the coding sequence ATGCCTGACCCCATCCTGCCACCTGAAACCAAAGCCTTCATCACCCGCCTCACCGCCCTCTATGCCGAACAGCCGCAAGTGGTGGCCGTGGCCCTGGGCGGTTCGGCCGCCGGCGGCGTGGCCGATGCATCGTCCGACATCGATCTCGAAATATACACCAGCGGCGACCTGCCCTTGAGCGCGCGGCAGGCCATCGTCGACCGGGCCGGCGGCGCGCGCCGGGGCGACATCGGCCACGTCTATTGGGGCGGCGGCGACGAATGGATCGACGCGGCGACGGGCAGCCACGTGGATGCGGCCACCTTCGACGCCGGCTGGATGGCCGGGCAATTGCGGCGCGTCCTGGTCGACCATGCGCCCAGCCTGGGCTACACCACCGCCTTCTGGCACACGATCCGCAACGCGCGGCCGCTCCATGACCCGACCGGCTGGTTCGCCGCCCTCCAGGCCGAGGCCGCCCAGCCTTACCCCGAAGCGCTCCGGCGGGCCATCATCGCCCACAACCGGCCCGTCCTGCGCGGCCTCATCTCCAGCTACCGGGCGCAGATCGGCAAGGCCGCCGCGCGCGGCGACGTGGTCAGCCTCAATCACCGGCTGGCGGCGCTGCTGGCGAGTTACTTCGACATCCTCTTCGCCGCCAACCGCCTGCCCCACCCCGGCGAGAAGCGATTGCTGGCCCTGGCCGTGGCCCTCTGCCCCAGCCTGCCCGAGGCGATGGCCGCCGACGTGGGCGACGCGCTCGTCGCCGCCGGCGCGGCCCCGGATGAATTGGCCGCGGTGGTGGATCGGCTGTTGGATCGGTTGGAGGAGTGGTTGGGGGAGCAGGGCTTTTAG
- a CDS encoding type II toxin-antitoxin system MqsA family antitoxin, which produces MNNQRKDLCSFCGGDGFEERRVDYLYSHDGSYLLVPNTPMEVCLACGMVYYDAAVLKEIERRFFAIQGHLEEPDEYLNVPTVAYA; this is translated from the coding sequence ATGAATAACCAACGCAAAGATCTATGTTCATTCTGCGGAGGCGATGGGTTCGAGGAACGGCGAGTCGATTACTTGTACAGCCATGACGGCAGCTATCTCCTTGTTCCCAACACACCGATGGAAGTGTGCCTTGCCTGCGGCATGGTTTATTATGATGCCGCCGTGTTGAAGGAAATTGAACGACGATTCTTTGCCATTCAAGGTCATCTGGAAGAACCGGATGAATATCTCAACGTGCCTACCGTTGCATATGCCTGA
- a CDS encoding ABC transporter substrate-binding protein: MKATAKRIGWGAMIVLAALGLVGCGGAAEAEPITIGLNLEISGDIPKVGEHSREAAELFVETINAAGGVLVGDERRTLALDLADNGGAADGATTAAQRLIADGALLLIGPNASVAAVPAGAVADDAATPMISPWSTNPATTAGRPWVFRVPFIDSFQGPILAGFAAEEFGATRACVLYAADSDAPRGVAEQFRDAWLETHGPESVVAFESFATGDEDFSTQLDAIGKAACEVLFTPQYYNEVPLIVAQAHAAGLTMPIIGNDGWSDPQLLELCGTECDGAFFGAHYIAAGATGATAEFIRRFEERTGEIPSDVGALTWDAMQLAALAIEGCGALTGDIAADRACVRDALAAVRDFEGITGRMTFNGSGDPVKCMVIATIREGTALYHRSACP; encoded by the coding sequence ATGAAGGCGACGGCAAAGCGCATTGGCTGGGGGGCCATGATCGTGCTGGCGGCGTTGGGGCTGGTTGGCTGCGGCGGCGCGGCCGAGGCCGAACCCATCACCATCGGCCTCAATCTGGAGATCAGCGGCGACATCCCCAAGGTCGGCGAGCATTCCCGCGAGGCGGCCGAACTGTTCGTGGAGACGATCAACGCCGCCGGCGGCGTGCTGGTGGGGGACGAGCGGCGGACGCTGGCCCTCGACCTGGCCGACAATGGCGGCGCGGCCGACGGGGCCACGACCGCCGCCCAACGCCTCATCGCCGACGGCGCGCTGCTGCTCATCGGCCCCAACGCCAGCGTGGCCGCCGTGCCCGCCGGGGCCGTGGCCGACGACGCGGCCACGCCGATGATCAGTCCCTGGTCGACCAACCCGGCCACCACCGCCGGCCGCCCGTGGGTCTTCCGCGTGCCCTTCATCGACTCCTTCCAGGGGCCGATCCTGGCCGGGTTCGCCGCCGAGGAGTTCGGCGCGACGCGGGCCTGTGTGCTCTATGCCGCCGACAGCGACGCCCCGCGCGGCGTGGCCGAGCAGTTTCGCGATGCCTGGCTGGAAACCCACGGCCCCGAGTCGGTCGTCGCCTTCGAATCATTCGCCACCGGCGACGAAGATTTCAGCACGCAGTTGGACGCCATCGGCAAGGCCGCCTGCGAGGTGCTCTTCACGCCGCAATATTATAATGAAGTGCCGCTCATCGTGGCCCAGGCCCACGCCGCCGGGCTGACCATGCCCATCATCGGCAACGACGGCTGGAGCGACCCGCAACTGCTGGAGCTATGCGGCACGGAGTGCGACGGCGCGTTCTTCGGGGCGCACTACATCGCCGCCGGGGCCACCGGGGCCACGGCCGAATTCATCCGCCGCTTCGAGGAGCGCACCGGCGAAATCCCGTCCGACGTGGGCGCGCTGACCTGGGACGCCATGCAACTGGCGGCGCTGGCGATTGAGGGCTGTGGCGCGCTGACCGGCGACATCGCCGCCGACCGGGCCTGCGTGCGCGACGCGCTGGCCGCCGTGCGCGACTTCGAGGGCATTACCGGCCGCATGACCTTCAACGGCAGCGGCGACCCGGTGAAGTGTATGGTCATCGCCACCATCCGCGAGGGGACGGCGCTGTATCATCGGTCGGCTTGTCCGTAG
- a CDS encoding PGAP1-like alpha/beta domain-containing protein encodes MSKPAHFHPTDLHALARIATDATTGVIDMVETIHGTILPPGVVGAGELRPLTYRALRGAARLLGDGAGLTLAQVGDVLGRRDDSPQRRAVLSALNGLWGDYLDEIDSPLALPMSFQLGEAAEPTGKLAVLVHGLCMNGAGWARADGNGGVVDHGAALARDLGYTPVYLTYNSGLHVSTNGRALATMLDALVGVWPRPVEELVLIGHSMGGLVIRSAGFYGTAADLGWLDRLRAVIFLGTPHHGADWERRGNLLNVMLDATPYAAPFGRLGKRRSAGITDLRYGNIVDEDWLDRDRFAHGPDDRCLVPPLPGVEHYAIAATLGLSTDSLRHRLLGDGLVPLDSALGRHASAERCLTFDEAHRWIGYGMSHLDLLRLPAVYERLVTWLR; translated from the coding sequence ATGTCTAAACCAGCCCACTTCCACCCCACCGACCTCCACGCCCTGGCCCGCATCGCCACCGACGCGACCACGGGGGTCATCGACATGGTGGAAACGATCCACGGCACGATCCTGCCGCCGGGCGTCGTGGGCGCGGGCGAGCTGCGGCCGCTGACCTATCGCGCTCTGCGCGGGGCGGCGCGGCTGCTGGGCGACGGCGCGGGGCTGACGCTGGCCCAGGTGGGCGACGTACTCGGCCGGCGCGACGACTCGCCCCAGCGCCGGGCGGTGCTGTCGGCACTCAACGGTCTGTGGGGCGACTACCTGGACGAGATCGATAGCCCGCTGGCCCTGCCCATGTCGTTCCAGTTGGGCGAGGCGGCCGAACCGACGGGCAAACTGGCCGTGCTGGTGCATGGCCTGTGCATGAACGGCGCGGGCTGGGCGCGGGCGGACGGTAACGGCGGCGTGGTCGACCACGGCGCGGCGCTGGCCCGCGACCTGGGCTATACGCCGGTCTATCTGACCTACAACAGCGGCCTCCACGTTTCCACCAACGGCCGCGCCCTGGCGACGATGCTCGACGCGCTGGTTGGCGTGTGGCCGCGGCCGGTCGAGGAGCTGGTGCTCATCGGCCACAGCATGGGCGGGCTGGTCATTCGCAGCGCCGGCTTCTATGGCACGGCGGCCGACCTGGGCTGGCTCGACCGGCTGCGGGCGGTCATCTTCCTGGGCACGCCCCACCACGGCGCGGATTGGGAGCGGCGCGGCAATCTGCTCAACGTCATGCTCGATGCCACGCCCTACGCCGCCCCCTTCGGCCGCCTGGGCAAACGGCGCAGCGCGGGCATCACCGATCTGCGCTACGGCAATATCGTCGATGAGGATTGGCTCGACCGCGACCGCTTCGCCCACGGGCCGGACGACCGCTGCCTGGTGCCGCCGCTGCCCGGCGTGGAACATTACGCCATCGCCGCCACGCTGGGCCTCTCGACCGACTCGCTGCGCCACCGGCTGCTGGGCGACGGCCTGGTGCCGCTCGACAGCGCCCTGGGCCGCCACGCCTCGGCCGAGCGCTGCCTGACCTTCGACGAGGCCCATCGCTGGATCGGCTACGGCATGAGCCACCTGGATTTGCTGCGGCTGCCGGCGGTCTATGAGCGGCTGGTGACGTGGTTACGGTGA
- a CDS encoding alpha/beta fold hydrolase has translation MNSQSGTANLNGTTFVYEIAGEGTPLVGAAAATTPATDRAPVVLIHAGIADSRMWQFATKSAQFPALAEAFTVVMYDLRGFGRTPPLTDPPPGASMTGAQPPTTFAHHEDLAALLLHLGLARVALVGCSQGSRVALDFALQYPERVDRLVLASPTMSGWRYDGPPPAEAAELEAADAAGDLDRVNELEMQIWVDGPHRRPDEVNPLVRFLARTMNAIALANEGAALAERPLTPPAIERLGEVGVPVLIIAGQVDQARTRAAAGHLAVKLPNARLEIIPGAAHLPNMERPAEFNRLLLEFLKQ, from the coding sequence ATGAATTCACAATCCGGGACGGCCAATCTGAACGGGACGACGTTTGTCTATGAGATCGCCGGCGAGGGCACGCCGCTGGTGGGCGCGGCGGCAGCCACGACGCCGGCCACCGACCGCGCGCCGGTGGTGCTCATCCATGCCGGGATCGCCGACAGCCGTATGTGGCAATTCGCCACCAAGAGCGCCCAATTTCCGGCGCTGGCCGAAGCGTTCACGGTGGTGATGTATGACCTGCGCGGCTTCGGCCGCACGCCGCCGCTGACCGACCCGCCGCCCGGCGCATCAATGACCGGCGCGCAACCGCCCACGACCTTTGCCCACCACGAGGATTTGGCCGCGCTGCTGCTCCATCTGGGGCTGGCGCGGGTGGCGCTGGTCGGCTGCTCCCAGGGCAGCCGCGTGGCCCTCGATTTCGCGCTGCAATACCCGGAGCGCGTTGACCGGCTGGTGCTGGCCTCGCCGACGATGAGCGGCTGGCGCTATGACGGCCCGCCCCCGGCGGAGGCGGCCGAACTGGAAGCGGCCGACGCGGCGGGCGACCTGGATCGGGTGAACGAGCTGGAGATGCAGATCTGGGTCGATGGCCCCCACCGCCGCCCCGACGAGGTGAACCCCCTGGTGCGCTTCCTGGCCCGGACGATGAACGCCATTGCCCTGGCGAACGAAGGCGCGGCGCTGGCGGAACGGCCGCTCACGCCCCCGGCCATCGAGCGGCTGGGCGAGGTGGGTGTGCCGGTGCTGATCATTGCCGGCCAAGTGGACCAGGCCCGGACGCGGGCCGCCGCCGGCCACCTGGCCGTCAAGCTGCCCAACGCGCGGCTGGAGATCATCCCCGGCGCGGCCCATCTGCCGAATATGGAGCGGCCGGCGGAGTTCAATCGCTTGTTGCTGGAATTTCTGAAGCAGTAA